tatataATGACCCATTTCTCTATATTATAGACGCCGTCTTTTGCTGGAAtctatttccatttttaaaggCGTTCTTAGAATCTAATCGTTTCGCgctatttttgcattttttaagaattcaaGTGTACGGATCTACTATTACATGTTTAGGTAAATGGAAAACGCAAATGGGTGGTGTCTCTTTTACTGTTTTGAGGACCTAAGTGACTTCATGAGTGTGTCCTGTTGCCCGAGTGTTAATGCCAACTTCAACTTCGTCATAGAGAAATTATAGCTGGGATGGGTCTGGGATCAGCTTGTTTGCTTCTATACTCGTCGCACCAGTTATGTTTGTGGAAAACATGTTGGAATTTATATTtgctttgtttgtttttcgaAGTGCTGAAGTTGCGGtttacataatttaatttaggaatCACTTACTATGGAGTACGGCTAGCGAAtgtaaaatcaaacatttgtGTTCGTAGAAACTTTGTTCGTATAAGTATTTGTCCAAATTAGGGCCCGTCACCATTTGATGATACGTGTATGTTTTCAATGAGCATTGGGTGGGAGCAATGGACTTTCCTCCAATTGGGCATGAATGACTTAGATTTGTTGTAATTATCCGTACCGCCAGTAGTAGAAACTCGGAATAGTACAAGTGAACAGTTTGGAACTTGAGTTATTTCATAGCATCACACCCTATACATTTGAGCTCATAATGGTGCCTTGTAATTCATAAGTTCCTCTGCAGCTGAAGAATTAGTGTGTTGTTGGGCCCATTATAGAAATTGAACAATGAAACTTCTTGAGCTTTTCGTACACGTTTGTTTGTTTAACACACACAAGTGCTCTGTAGCCATGATGGGCCTTGAGAATTCTGTCTACGGATTTTgctttctttataaatttggttgtTTATAGTAcacatgaaaatttgaataatctTTTAATGCTGACAGGTTTTTTGTGGCCTATCCAATTTGTTCAGTCCAATCGAAACAATTCTTGGATGcctaaattagaaaaactacaaacaaGACGGCCTGGTTCTTTATCTGTGGCTGAGACTCTTGCTAAATGGAAAGATTACAATGATCACCTTGATTCATGTACTGATGAGCCAAAACTTACTCGTAGAGTTCCAGCCAAGGGATCGAAGAAGGGCTGCATGAAAGGTAAGGGAGGGCCAGAGAATATGCGATGTAATTACAGAGGAGTTAGGCAAAGGACATGGGGGAAGTGGGTTGCAGAAATTCGAGCACCGAATAGAGGAAGTCGGCTCTGGTTGGGTACATTTCCAACTGCGATTGATGCTGCACTTGCTTATGATGAAGCTGCAAGGGCCATGTATGGCA
This DNA window, taken from Cucumis sativus cultivar 9930 chromosome 6, Cucumber_9930_V3, whole genome shotgun sequence, encodes the following:
- the LOC101207656 gene encoding dehydration-responsive element-binding protein 2A; this translates as MPKLEKLQTRRPGSLSVAETLAKWKDYNDHLDSCTDEPKLTRRVPAKGSKKGCMKGKGGPENMRCNYRGVRQRTWGKWVAEIRAPNRGSRLWLGTFPTAIDAALAYDEAARAMYGTLARLNFPNVSIPTLLKGKELSRKDSRDEIKRPSLSFLGSTSLSLSSESTITSDLSEDCAVEDV